Within the Miscanthus floridulus cultivar M001 chromosome 2, ASM1932011v1, whole genome shotgun sequence genome, the region cgaggatgcgggcacccaTCACCCAACTCACCATAGCGACGATCGCCCCGATGACCAGCGCCACAGCAACCATCGCTACGACGACCGCAATCATCATCGGGACAGCGGCCGCGATCGACCAGAAGGATCCATGTCTGGTCAATATTGCCACCActggccagaccacatcgtcaccGCCGTTGATGAACCTCGCGCTAAGAGCAACTATGACAAgtaatacaagaagatccttgatggcccatgccctctccacaagaatgtcaagcataagatgaagaactgcctcggcttggctaaggagttccaggccaAAAAGCCAGATGACAACAACAACGATGGCATTGGAGGCaatcgaccacctgggggcaataacaatgccttctaggatcacgacaaggtggtcgccacatTTTTcgagggcctcgcctccaccaagAGTAGAAGAGAACAAAAGCTCGTTGCCTGCCAGGTGTTCACCATCACTACGGACGATGTCGCTGCCAACCCTAGCTATTGCCCTTGGTCTgaggtcccaatcaccttcagtagggccgactagtgggaaacatcccctacacagggtgtttcccactcgtccttgatgcaaccatctagaaagtgctttttcagaaaagtgctcgtcgacagtGGAAGTTCTCGTCAATGGTGTGAGCGCTCTaaacctcctcttcgccggagccctaaaggagttgtgccttgggataacagatctcacaccctccaactcctcttctagggtgtggtacctggcagggcatccaaaccggttggagagatcaccctaccagtatagttagGCATGACAAGTAACTACcacgtcgagcatatcaacttctatgtcgccgacttcaacaccacctaccacaccatacttggtcggccaactctggccaagttcatggttgtaccgcactatgcttatctggtgctgaagatgccttcacctataggagtcctggccctactggccaacctctccattgcctacgcctacgagacagagagactcgccctcaccgaagccatcgacctctccatccagatggccactGTGGTCACCGACGCTAAGACGGTGCCCACCGAcaacctagagatcccatcgctggagcctcctcgcgcctctgccaagtctaaggaaaccaaggaagtcggcctcggcctcgatgaccccaccaagaccgtgaaggttggggctcacctcgaccccaaataggaaagcacgctcatctccttaTGTGgcaacgtcgatgtgtttgcttggaaacctatagatatgtcgggggtaccacgggagaagatcgagcactccttgaatgtctcaccgaacaccaaaccgatcaagcaaaaactccgacgattcacgccagacaagaaggaggctattagggtagaaataaaatggctcctagctgccggattcataaaaaagtgtatcatcctgagtggttagcaaaccctgttctcgttcaaaaaaagaataaagaatggagaatgtgcattgattacactgatcttaacaaacactgccctaaagaccccttcggtctgcctcggatagacgagattgtagactccaccgctggctgcgaactactctccttccttgattgttactccggctatcaccagagcAGTCAGATTGATCCAGCGACATCGTTGCTCGACCGTTGGATCAAAGTGGACGCCTCAGATTGATTGGGCCAGCATTCGGCCTAGGCGGGCGCGTGCGGCGGGCGGTTTTGCCGGCCTAGGCCTAGGTTATGGCCTAGGAAGGCGTAGCGCGCACGAGAGCAGAGCAGGCAGGGTCGTTTTGCAGTCTAGGCCAAATGAACAGTGAACTACGAGTTTATGTTTTATTCATTTTTAGAAGgaaattttgatgattttttgtCAAGTTTctatctctgtcaaaatttgaaccaacaggataatttttttagagagtagactagtacagtaaaatgcttctgaaaagtagataaaatatttttcatgtttccgctccGAATGGTGATGTTTATGatgttctaattaaatttgaaccaatgggagGATTTaatttttgaagagtagttataatTTTCAGTAAATTTATGATTTTGCTATTTTTGACCAAAGTTGttgatagcaatattataaatatttgatttatgagtttatgcattaattctattttctacccaacggtgatgtaaaattaatgtagaagaagttatatgttttaattttgtcCAATGTTAAATTAAGGCATGTAATTATTTTGTTATgttttctcactttctctgacACTATTTTTCAGGACTCAATCCAATGGCTTTTATCTCACATATTCCGCCTCTGGAAGGGGGTAATTACAGAGTATGGCTAGAGAAGTATGAGCTCGCACTTACGCTGTCCGAGAATGACTTAGCACTTACCTCTCTGTGTCCTACTGAGCTAGAGGACCCAGTGAGGGCAAAAAATGAGACTGATGTTGATTTCAATGCTCGaaagcgagatcatgcagaagttaTACTGAAATACGATCTTGATCGGAAGAAATGGGATATCTCAAACCGCAGGTGCTTGATGGTGGCCAAGTCCACTATCTCAGATGCTATAAGGGGATCAATCCCAGATTGTGATACCGCCACCGAGTATCTTAAGAAAGTGGAaagtcagtttactggctcttcaaaggcttatgcaagcaccttgataaagaaattattcaacgagaaatactctggtggaggtataagagaacacatattgaagatgagcaacatggcTTCGAAGCTGAAGCTAATGGATttagggctcaaggatgagttcctaattcatttggtttttgcttccttgctaaAGAAATATGgaacttttgttgttaattacaacatgcagcctgataagtgggatatagagaacctcatcgcaatgtgtgttcaagaagaggagaggctaaaaTCCTTatagggtgactctgctaaccttgtgaagggcaacaagaaaaagaacttcaataagaataccaaacctcaagggaaagcctctcagaatgaccaccatccgaagaacaacaatgtttaagttgagaaggatcagtgtaaatggtgcaagaagcatagACACTACCAGAGGGACTGTATAGACTTCCTGAAGAACCTTCTGAAAagaggtgaggatttcattacattcatagatgaatccttgtatttaagttatgcaaaatctacttggtggattgattcaggtgcaactgttcatattgcaaattcattacagggattccatacgaggaggaccctacaaagaggagaaagaagaattaaagttataaatggagttgaagctgaagttgaagccattggagatctatctctagaattagatgatggttttagacTGTAGCTCttagatattctttatgtaccctctatgcgaagaaacttaataagtgtttcatgtttagatgatgatggatatgattgccattttagcAATGGCAAATATAGGATtgtgattaataataagtgtgttggtcttgccttccgacaagataaaatttatttattatcactttctaaaaatgtgaatgatgtaagtactGAGAATGAAAATACCTCTTTGTCTATGAATACAACAAATAAGCGAAAGAGAGTGCATAATGTATCttaaaaattatggcactgtcgtttaggccatatttcaaggaggagaatagagcgattgattaagaaatcaattcttccgcccttagaatttttagatttagaacaatgcatagattgcataaaaggaaagtatgttaagaaaataaagaaagatgccaaatgaagcgcataaattttagaaatagttcacacagacatctgtggtccttttcctgtgaagagtgtggatggttatgattcatttataacattcatagatgactattctcgttttggctatatttatccaattaagtaaagattggaagcattggataaatttaaaatatttaaggctgaagtaaaaaattagcacaacttaaagattaaggtagtaaggtccgaccgtagaggagagtactacggtcgacacaccccatatggccaagttcctggaccctttgcaagattcttacaggaaaatggcatagtagcacagtattctacaccggacgagcctcaacagaatggagtagctgaaagacgtaactgtaccttaatggatatggtgagaaacaTGATAAGTTATACTTCTTTACCGATAAGTTTATAGATAGAGGCGTTTGAAAACCGCctttcatattcttaatcgagtgccaagtaagtcggtgtccaaaacaccatatgagttgtggacaggaaaggaaccctcactaaactatttacgtgtgtggggttatCCAACTGAGGCAAAAGATTTAACCTAAACATAGGGAAGctggactccaagacagtcaattgtcattttattggctatctagaaaagtcaaaaggttatcgtttCTATTATCCTGACagacaaacaaagtttgtagaaacaagacatgttgtcttcttggaggatgatatgatcaggagagcatggtagcgcgagaaattagttttgaagagaagcgagtatacgtgcccactcctatggttcaggaggcattcttcatgctacctgttgttgctgtatcaatagtgcaagacactatagtaacagcacctgttgttagttctcctatggcaacaatgaatgaacatgaggaacctctCCTTTAGGATCCCCAAGAActcattgtcacacatgagggagagcaacaacagactcatatagaacaagcgtcatctaacaaggcccctagaaggtctccaagagtcaggagatcagtcattcctgatgactatgaagtttatgaatgtgagaaatttcaaatggagggtgatcccacctcatttgaagaagccatgagaagcgatcactcatccaagtggtttgaagccatggaagatgaaataaaatcaatgaaaaccaacggtgtttgaaacttagaaacaattcctaaaggagctaagacactaggctgtaaatgggtctacaaaactaaacatgactccaaagagaatatagaaaggtttaaagcatGACTTGTGATGAAAGGTTTCACataaagagaaggcatagattacaatgagacattttctccaatcTCATATAAGAAtacttttagaatcataatggcgcttgtagcacattatgatttagaattacatcagatggatgtaaacacagcgttcctaaatggggatttggagaaaaatgtttacatggcacaaccaaaaggttttattgtggaagaaaaagaacgcttgggatgccgcctgaagaaatctatttacggattaaaacaagcttcaagacagtggtatttaaagtttgatagtacaataaaaaAGTTTGagtttcaagaaaatgtagaggacaattgcgtttatgcaaagttcaagaatgggaaatatattttcctagtcttgtatgtggatgacatcttgctcgctagcagtgatgttaatctactactagaaacaaagaagttcttgtcctcaaagtttgatatgaaggatctcggtgaagcttcgttcgtcttagaaatagagactcaccgagatagagaaaaggggttttaggattatcacaaaaggcatacttggaaaaagttctaaagaaatatagtatgcaaaattataagtcttcacctgctctcatagtcaagggcgacagatatggggaatttcaatatcccaggaaccaatatgagatcgatcaaataaaagtggttttatatagttcagctgtcggaagtttacagtatgctcaagtgtgtactcgtcctgacttagcttttgttaccgggttgcttggcagatatcagagtaatacaggaatagaacactggaaattagtaaagaaagttttgcgttacctacaaggtacgaagggtctcatgctaacgtatagaagatctaattCCCTGCACATAGATGGGTatatagattctgattatgcgggagatgaaagaaagtccacgtcaggatacatattcactctcgcaggaggatctatatcatggaaaagcttaAAGCAAAcagtcactacatcgtccataatatatgtcgagtttgtagcataTTATGAGGCCAcatggcaggtgaattggctgaagaaattcatgtcCGGGTTAAAAGTGGTAGACGAtatacataaaccactcaagttatactgtgataataatccagcagtatgttatgctcacaacaataagtcaagtggtgttgccaaacatattgacataaagtattatgttgtgaaagataaaagtccgggatcatataattagtctttagcatataagaacagaaaagatactcgcagatccgcttacaaaaggtttaccacccaacgtgttcagagaatacttagccagcatgggtttcagggaaagcctatgattcctggacaataagggcctagttgagaatctgtttcaaaatagagatgtgcattgtagctgtttaatctaatggcaactgatcgtgacgatgagacacgctttatgcactgatctgtgatgatatgggaacaagataaagcaAGTAAGTTGAGATTAAGTCAtaagatgagatcaagggggagaatgttagatgatCTCCAACCAATTGGCCCAACAGCTAATTGGGTCCTtggatccacgccctgatcgggggcgcccaaccctacatggttggtgggcccccgtcacactgcgttataaagagaggtgggggccggcggctctcttCACGCGGTTGAACTGAGCTACAGTCGCCCACCGAAAAAACCTAGCCCGGTCAAGATAGggagcgcagccagtgacggaaagccGCCACCGTCTTCACTGCCGGGACCCGACGCCGCCCATGTACCGCACCACTTCACTGCTACATCGCCACCGCCTTCATCAACTCGGACCGCACCACCGCCATCGCCATGGACGGCTCCGGCAGTTCCTCCAAACCCTCTGTTGGTCGGTAACCAATCAcccctctctccttcttctctcTATCTTCTAGGTTTATATGAACTACGACTTATTTATCACGAATGTAAGGTCTTTTACCCACTGATCTACACCTAGATGTATCCTAGGGTCTTAACACCAGCGTCTCGCCGGTGACGGGTTTGCACACGACCACCGGCACTTGATCGTAGTCGTCGAGCGTGAAGCAGAGGAAGCCGTTGCAGATGTTGGCGAGGTTGTACCCGCTGGGGATGGCGACATGGCACATGGCCACGTCGGACGAAAGGTTGAAGAAGCTGGCCTCGTCGCGCCTGCTGGGCTCCCGGTTTACTGAGACGAGAAAGACCTCCGACTCAGAGGATGCGAGGGCATGATCGGTGGCGTGGAGCTTGCCGAAGGAGGGGTCTCTGATGATGCGGCGCCATAGCTTGCAGACGCAGGATGACCGGACAACGTCCTTGATCGGCAGCCTCAGCATGTTGTCCTGTAGGATCTCGAGAGGAATTTCCCTGCTGTGCTCAGATTCGTGATGGCGTTCCATTGCTGAAAGAGATTATTTGAAACCCTAATGATTAGACGTACTGTTCTATAGCCGGTCGCATAATAAATTATTctatggccactttgagttacgataattactatattaatttacgagattatgatAACTCtctcataagtgatttactataacattatggtaagtatcatcttgaattatagtaacacATATATTGTAAATGTGTATTGTcgttatcgtaaattagtacaaacattatcgtaaaacaaggtggctatagaataagttattctgtgaccAGCTCCAGAATAGCCTTACCGGATATGTGTTATgtgtatgtgtgtatatatatatatatatatatatatatatatatatatatatatatatagactatACGAGGGACCGACTAGtatgcttatatatatatatatatatatatatatatatatatatatatatatatatatatatatatatatatatatatatatatatatatatatataataataataactatACGAGGGACCGACTAGTATGCTTAAACCTATTCTATCTCTATGTTATCCATATAATTTGTATACAACTCCGTTTATCTCTATCTCTACCTATttattatatattattatattattaaaGTGAGTAAGGCTTCTGCCATATTTTTTTCTATATACGTTAACCGAAACTGTAAAGAACTTGCTCACAGGGTGAAAACCGTAGCAAAACCGGAACCGTCAAAAACCACAGCGAAATGTCACAAATTGCAACAGCCCAGCGCGGGGGGCGTCCGCCGACGAGCGGCGCCTCCGGCGGAGGATCTCGAACCGGGAGTCCGTGCGGCGGTCCCGCGCGTGGAAGCAGCGCCGCCTCGACGAGCTCCGCAACACCGCGGGCTCCTGGAGCGCAGGAGGCGCGAGCTGGCGGCCGGCGCGCACGCCGCTCTCGGCCGCCTGGCCCTTGCCCTGCTCGCCAACGCCGGGATGCGCGCCGAGGCCGCCGCTCGCTGAGCCTCGGTCGGCTGTACGACGCGGCCGCCGTCGCCGGCAGCGTCAGGCACGTGGACATTGAGCAGACGATCGCCTCGCTGATCGCGTAGGGCGAGGAATTAATAATGCAGGCTTGCAGCTAGCGCGGGCGGCGTGCACGTGCTAGCTTGTTTGATCGGAGAATGCATGGAATGGTGAATGAAATACTATATGTAGTGGCTGACTAGGTCCTGAAATCTTGTAGATACATATAAATCATGGGTGAAAAAGATTAATTCGCAAGAAGGCTCGGAGAATGGTCGACGCGACCTGGTCGTTCTAACGGCACCACTGCCTGATGACCTGCACTGCCTCAGCCAGATCCTGCAGTTATTTGCGGGAGCCTCCGGCCTGCGGTGGCAACTCCGATCTGCGGTGATGAGCAGACGGTGGTGGCGTTCCAGCAGGTATTCCCATGCACGGTTGCACCTTTCCCTTGCAAGTATCTGGGGATTCCACTATCCATGAGAAGGCTAAACCGGGGGGTCGAGCAGCCACTGATTGACGCCATGGCGTCAAGGATCCCAACGCCGGGAGAGTGCTGTTAACCAAGGTCACGTTGTCGGCGATCCCGGTGCACCTCAGCATCGCCTGCTGCTTGTCCGAACGGGCAATCAAACAAATTGACAAACGACGCAGGGCCTTCTTGTGGGCGGGGGCCGAGTCGTGCTCAGGTGGCAAATGCAGGGTGGCGTGGCCCATTGTGTGCCGGCCTACTGATCTCGGTGGCCTCGGTGTCGCTGATCTGCGCTTCTTCGGCTTTGCTTTGCGCCTGCGATGGGAGTGGCTAGCCAGGTCCGAGCCGCGACAATGCTGGGTTCGTCTGCCGTCGAGGCCTGAGAAGGCGGTCGCGGCCATGGCCTCCGTGAGCATGTCCGTCACGGTGGGGGACGGCGCCTCGACAAGGCTCTGGACCGACAATTGGGCTTCGGTGGGACCGTTGTCGCGCTTCGCCCCGTCCCTATTCGTCGCCGTGTCCAGGGCTGGACGCAGGCGCCTTCTACGGGATGCGCTAGTCAACAACCGCTGGGCGTGTGACATCCCTGGAGCGCCGACGACCCAGGTCCTTTGCGACTACCTCAGAGTCTGGGAACTGATGCGCTTGGTCGAGCTGCAGCCCACGCAACCGGACAGGTTCGTTTGGAAGTGGTCAGCCGACGGGAACTTCTCTGTCTCATCGACGTACAGAGGCTT harbors:
- the LOC136536325 gene encoding F-box protein At5g65850-like, translated to MERHHESEHSREIPLEILQDNMLRLPIKDVVRSSCVCKLWRRIIRDPSFGKLHATDHALASSESEVFLVSVNREPSRRDEASFFNLSSDVAMCHVAIPSGYNLANICNGFLCFTLDDYDQVPVVVCKPVTGETLVLRP